In the genome of Mytilus edulis chromosome 3, xbMytEdul2.2, whole genome shotgun sequence, one region contains:
- the LOC139514288 gene encoding ATP synthase subunit s, mitochondrial-like isoform X2, producing MNIVKLGNISGKHPKILQKCMQLGLPCITNKCTPVQTRLFFDRFIQRLDAGYNTFDIDRHKLVGPDRNCAEWLMKCGATIKFQDNCKHVKKIVIHNCKYLCDSCIAYLPEIKSTLEHLQISSCRYVTSEGLIPITELVNLKKLIINDLPNLEEKHKKPLLDLFKDALPKCDTELFKQ from the exons CATCCAAAGATCTTGCAGAAATGTATGCAGCTTGGGCTGCCTTGCATCACTAATAAATGCACACCAGTTCAAACAAGACTCTTTTTTGATAGATTTATCCAGCGACTAGATGCTGGTTATAACAC gTTTGATATTGATCGACATAAGTTAGTTGGTCCAGATAGAAATTGTGCTGAATGGCTGATGAAATGTGGTGCTACCATCAAGTTTCAAG ATAACTGTAAGCATGTAAAGAAAATTGTAATACAcaattgtaaatatttgtgtGACAGTTGTATAGCATATTTACCTGAAATTAAGAGTACTTTGGAACACCTACAGATCAGTAGCTGTAGATATGTCACATCTGAAGGGTTGATACCCATTACAGAACTTGT GAACCtgaaaaaattgataataaatgaCCTGCCAAATTTAGAAGAAAAGCATAAGAAGCCATTACTAGATTTGTTTAAGGATGCTCTGCCTAAATGTGACACAGAACTATTTAAACAATAA
- the LOC139514278 gene encoding probable ATP-dependent RNA helicase DDX52 isoform X2: MEGLQLFRKLGVGAKFDLKRFGKDAEKLKIISKDLSFQNTTLENADRKKTNELKRKNVHENSTALLKKVKDSESESNSESDSSSSEDDSTSEPEPETELQILGTITSKGAEQRREKKKKVKTKEKLAALHQEEVNRIRNQHKIHIYGTDKPEPLKSFDDLVTNYKMSDVILRNIAKIGYTEPTPIQRQTIPAMLHRREIMACAPTGSGKTAAFILPIIHHLGKHSKHGFRALVLAPTRELAKQIYRDFQMISDGTGLKLHYIDKTVPENEGKSVKKFDILVSTPNRLIYQLNQDPPQIDLHTVEWLIVDESDKLFEEGKSGFRDQLAVIYKACDSKNVRRAMFSATFAYDVEQWCKLNLDNVIQVNVGARNSATQTVEQELQFVGTEFGKLFAIREIIHKGIQPPVLVFVQSKERAQELFNELIYDGMNVDAIHSGKTQAQRDEVVMKFRLGKVWILICTELMGRGIDFKGVNLVINYDFPNSAITYIHRIGRTGRAGRSGKAITFFTEDDKINLRSIANIMVEAGCPVPPYMLQMKKPTKKKRRRLAKRVPEREHISTALKADLEKAKKKRDIIRKVKLQKIEGSTIDKKKLRRLKAKSKNKSDVDNKNPTTQKGKKKTPKEAAEMKRSKQNISPNEKVKKFKQKKKNKLKNSK; this comes from the exons TGATTTGAAAAGATTTGGAAAGGATGCAGAGAAACTAAAG ATTATTTCTAAGGATTTAAGCTTCCAAAATACAACATTAGAGAATGcagacagaaaaaaaacaaatgagcTGAAAAGGAAAAATGTTCATGAAAATAGTACAGCTCTATTGAAAAAGGTTAAAG ATTCTGAATCTGAATCTAATTCTGAATCCGATTCCTCCTCCTCTGAAGATGACAGTACATCAGAGCCAGAGCCTGAAACAGAGCTACAGATACTTGGGACAATCACATCTAAAGGGGCAGAACAAAGAAGGGAGAAGAAAAAGAAAGTCAAAACAAAGGAAAAGTTAGCAGCACTGCATCAAGAGGAG GTTAACAGAATACGAAATCaacataaaatacatatttatggAACTGATAAGCCAGAACCATTGAAGAGTTTTGATGATCTTGTAACCAACTACAAAATGTCAGATGTCATCCTGAGAAATATTGCTAAAATAGGGTACACAGAACCTACACCAATACAGAGGCAGACTATACCAGCCATGCTGCAT aGAAGAGAGATTATGGCATGTGCTCCGACAGGATCTGGTAAAACGGCAGCATTTATCTTACCAATAATACACCATCTAGGAAAACATAGCAAACATGGGTTCAGAGCTTTAGTGCTTGCACCAACCAGGGAATTAGCCAAACAA atttaCAGAGACTTTCAAATGATATCAGATGGAACTGGTCTAAAGTTACattatatagataagactgtcCCAGAAAATGAAGGGAAGTCAGTAAAGAAATTTG ATATTCTTGTGTCAACACCTAACAGACTGATATATCAGTTAAATCAAGATCCACCTCAGATAGATTTACACAC GGTAGAATGGTTGATTGTTGATGAATCTGACAAGCTTTTTGAAGAAGGAAAATCAGGCTTCAGGGATCAG CTTGCCGTAATTTACAAGGCATGTGATTCTAAGAATGTTAGAAGAGCAATGTTTAGTGCCACTTTTGCTTATGATGTTGAACAATGGTGTAAACTAAATCTAGACAATGTCATCCAGGTGAATGTGGGTGCAAG GAATTCAGCAACACAGACAGTAGAACAAGAGTTACAGTTTGTTGGAACTGAATTTGGAAAGCTATTTGCTATCAGGGAAATAATAcataaa gGTATACAGCCTCCAGTACTAGTGTTTGTACAGTCTAAAGAAAGAGCTCAGGAATTGTTTAATGAGCTGATATATGACGGTATGAATGTTGATGCTATACATTCAGGCAAAACACAGGCGCAG AGAGATGAAGTGGTCATGAAATTTCGACTTGGTAAAGTGTGGATTTTGATCTGTACAGAACTTATGGGTAGAGGAATAGATTTCAAGGGAGTTAACCTAGTCATTAATTATGATTTCCCAAACAGTGCAATAACCTATATTCATCGGATAG GTCGGACAGGCAGAGCTGGAAGATCTGGAAAGGCAATCACATTTTTCACAGAAGATGATAAGATAAATTTAAGAAG tatagCAAATATAATGGTCGAAGCAGGATGTCCAGTTCCACCTTATATGTTACAGATGAAAAAGCCTACAAA gaaaaaaagaagaagattagCTAAACGAGTACCAGAAAGGGAACATATTTCAACTGCACTGAAAGCAGATTTGGAAAAGGCAAAGAAGAAAAG gGATATCATCCGCAAAGTGAAATTACAGAAGATAGAAGGTTCTACAATTGATAAAAAGAAATTACGAAGACTTAAAGCAAAATCCAAAAATAAGTCAGATGTAGATAATAAAAATCCAACAACTCAAAAGGGGAAAAAGAAAACTCCAAAAGAAGCAGCAGAGATGAAGagatcaaaacaaaacatttcaccAAATGAAAAAGTGAAGaagtttaaacaaaaaaagaaaaacaaattaaaaaattctaaatga
- the LOC139514288 gene encoding ATP synthase subunit s, mitochondrial-like isoform X1 encodes MNIVKLGNISGKHPKILQKCMQLGLPCITNKCTPVQTRLFFDRFIQRLDAGYNTFDIDRHKLVGPDRNCAEWLMKCGATIKFQGHDNHILEYNALPSSNFDKYKIEEIDMTDSTVMLKGFPHLHNCKHVKKIVIHNCKYLCDSCIAYLPEIKSTLEHLQISSCRYVTSEGLIPITELVNLKKLIINDLPNLEEKHKKPLLDLFKDALPKCDTELFKQ; translated from the exons CATCCAAAGATCTTGCAGAAATGTATGCAGCTTGGGCTGCCTTGCATCACTAATAAATGCACACCAGTTCAAACAAGACTCTTTTTTGATAGATTTATCCAGCGACTAGATGCTGGTTATAACAC gTTTGATATTGATCGACATAAGTTAGTTGGTCCAGATAGAAATTGTGCTGAATGGCTGATGAAATGTGGTGCTACCATCAAGTTTCAAGGTCACGATAATCATATTTTAGAGTATAATGCATTGCCATCATCAAATTTTGATAAGTATAAAATAGAAGAAATTGACATGACAGACTCAACTGTTATGTTAAAAGGATTTCCACATTTAC ATAACTGTAAGCATGTAAAGAAAATTGTAATACAcaattgtaaatatttgtgtGACAGTTGTATAGCATATTTACCTGAAATTAAGAGTACTTTGGAACACCTACAGATCAGTAGCTGTAGATATGTCACATCTGAAGGGTTGATACCCATTACAGAACTTGT GAACCtgaaaaaattgataataaatgaCCTGCCAAATTTAGAAGAAAAGCATAAGAAGCCATTACTAGATTTGTTTAAGGATGCTCTGCCTAAATGTGACACAGAACTATTTAAACAATAA
- the LOC139514278 gene encoding probable ATP-dependent RNA helicase DDX52 isoform X1 has product MEGLQLFRKLGVGAKFDLKRFGKDAEKLKIISKDLSFQNTTLENADRKKTNELKRKNVHENSTALLKKVKVDSESESNSESDSSSSEDDSTSEPEPETELQILGTITSKGAEQRREKKKKVKTKEKLAALHQEEVNRIRNQHKIHIYGTDKPEPLKSFDDLVTNYKMSDVILRNIAKIGYTEPTPIQRQTIPAMLHRREIMACAPTGSGKTAAFILPIIHHLGKHSKHGFRALVLAPTRELAKQIYRDFQMISDGTGLKLHYIDKTVPENEGKSVKKFDILVSTPNRLIYQLNQDPPQIDLHTVEWLIVDESDKLFEEGKSGFRDQLAVIYKACDSKNVRRAMFSATFAYDVEQWCKLNLDNVIQVNVGARNSATQTVEQELQFVGTEFGKLFAIREIIHKGIQPPVLVFVQSKERAQELFNELIYDGMNVDAIHSGKTQAQRDEVVMKFRLGKVWILICTELMGRGIDFKGVNLVINYDFPNSAITYIHRIGRTGRAGRSGKAITFFTEDDKINLRSIANIMVEAGCPVPPYMLQMKKPTKKKRRRLAKRVPEREHISTALKADLEKAKKKRDIIRKVKLQKIEGSTIDKKKLRRLKAKSKNKSDVDNKNPTTQKGKKKTPKEAAEMKRSKQNISPNEKVKKFKQKKKNKLKNSK; this is encoded by the exons TGATTTGAAAAGATTTGGAAAGGATGCAGAGAAACTAAAG ATTATTTCTAAGGATTTAAGCTTCCAAAATACAACATTAGAGAATGcagacagaaaaaaaacaaatgagcTGAAAAGGAAAAATGTTCATGAAAATAGTACAGCTCTATTGAAAAAGGTTAAAG tagATTCTGAATCTGAATCTAATTCTGAATCCGATTCCTCCTCCTCTGAAGATGACAGTACATCAGAGCCAGAGCCTGAAACAGAGCTACAGATACTTGGGACAATCACATCTAAAGGGGCAGAACAAAGAAGGGAGAAGAAAAAGAAAGTCAAAACAAAGGAAAAGTTAGCAGCACTGCATCAAGAGGAG GTTAACAGAATACGAAATCaacataaaatacatatttatggAACTGATAAGCCAGAACCATTGAAGAGTTTTGATGATCTTGTAACCAACTACAAAATGTCAGATGTCATCCTGAGAAATATTGCTAAAATAGGGTACACAGAACCTACACCAATACAGAGGCAGACTATACCAGCCATGCTGCAT aGAAGAGAGATTATGGCATGTGCTCCGACAGGATCTGGTAAAACGGCAGCATTTATCTTACCAATAATACACCATCTAGGAAAACATAGCAAACATGGGTTCAGAGCTTTAGTGCTTGCACCAACCAGGGAATTAGCCAAACAA atttaCAGAGACTTTCAAATGATATCAGATGGAACTGGTCTAAAGTTACattatatagataagactgtcCCAGAAAATGAAGGGAAGTCAGTAAAGAAATTTG ATATTCTTGTGTCAACACCTAACAGACTGATATATCAGTTAAATCAAGATCCACCTCAGATAGATTTACACAC GGTAGAATGGTTGATTGTTGATGAATCTGACAAGCTTTTTGAAGAAGGAAAATCAGGCTTCAGGGATCAG CTTGCCGTAATTTACAAGGCATGTGATTCTAAGAATGTTAGAAGAGCAATGTTTAGTGCCACTTTTGCTTATGATGTTGAACAATGGTGTAAACTAAATCTAGACAATGTCATCCAGGTGAATGTGGGTGCAAG GAATTCAGCAACACAGACAGTAGAACAAGAGTTACAGTTTGTTGGAACTGAATTTGGAAAGCTATTTGCTATCAGGGAAATAATAcataaa gGTATACAGCCTCCAGTACTAGTGTTTGTACAGTCTAAAGAAAGAGCTCAGGAATTGTTTAATGAGCTGATATATGACGGTATGAATGTTGATGCTATACATTCAGGCAAAACACAGGCGCAG AGAGATGAAGTGGTCATGAAATTTCGACTTGGTAAAGTGTGGATTTTGATCTGTACAGAACTTATGGGTAGAGGAATAGATTTCAAGGGAGTTAACCTAGTCATTAATTATGATTTCCCAAACAGTGCAATAACCTATATTCATCGGATAG GTCGGACAGGCAGAGCTGGAAGATCTGGAAAGGCAATCACATTTTTCACAGAAGATGATAAGATAAATTTAAGAAG tatagCAAATATAATGGTCGAAGCAGGATGTCCAGTTCCACCTTATATGTTACAGATGAAAAAGCCTACAAA gaaaaaaagaagaagattagCTAAACGAGTACCAGAAAGGGAACATATTTCAACTGCACTGAAAGCAGATTTGGAAAAGGCAAAGAAGAAAAG gGATATCATCCGCAAAGTGAAATTACAGAAGATAGAAGGTTCTACAATTGATAAAAAGAAATTACGAAGACTTAAAGCAAAATCCAAAAATAAGTCAGATGTAGATAATAAAAATCCAACAACTCAAAAGGGGAAAAAGAAAACTCCAAAAGAAGCAGCAGAGATGAAGagatcaaaacaaaacatttcaccAAATGAAAAAGTGAAGaagtttaaacaaaaaaagaaaaacaaattaaaaaattctaaatga